The Prosthecobacter fusiformis sequence TGACGCCCATGGTTTCCAGAGCGGCCACCTGCTCCGTATTGCGCTGGATGCCCAGCTCTGCCGCAAGGGCGGAACCCGCCTGGCCTACGAGCATGAGAGCAGCCAGCACGGGACCCATCTCGCGAACAAGACTGAGTGAAACCAGTGCGCCCAAGAGGCTCTCCGAACCGAAACGGTTAAGCACATAGTATCCCTGGAGACCAAGAACAAGGCCGGTGAAAAGGCCAACGATGAGGATCACCGGCAGGCAGCGGACGCCTTGCTCAAAGACGGCACGCAAGACCCGACGGAACAGCCGCCGCGAACTTAACACGGACTGAAAAGACTTCAGCGCAAAGAGCGCAAAATCCCCCAGCCCGTGAACAATCGCGAGAGTCTGAAATCCCAGGGTGCGCACCATAAAGCCGCATACTATCACCCAGCCCGAGGCTGGATGCAACGTCCAGGTGATTGTTCTTACAATTTGAAAAGTGGTCAGAACATGGCGCGCTCAGCCGGGGGAAAGCGCACCCAAAATTAAACACGCTTTTAGTTAGTCTTCAGCACTTCAATGAACGCCTCTTGCGGGATGTTCACGCGGCCAATGGACTTCATGCGCTTCTTACCTTCCTTCTGCTTTTCCAGGAGCTTGCGCTTACGGGAAATGTCACCGCCGTAGCACTTGGCGGTCACGTCTTTGCGCAGAGCGCTGATGGATTCACGGGCGATGACCTTGCCACCAATGGCGGCCTGGATGGCGACGACGAAGAGCTGCTGGGGAATCACTTCCTTCAGCTT is a genomic window containing:
- a CDS encoding MlaE family ABC transporter permease; translated protein: MVRTLGFQTLAIVHGLGDFALFALKSFQSVLSSRRLFRRVLRAVFEQGVRCLPVILIVGLFTGLVLGLQGYYVLNRFGSESLLGALVSLSLVREMGPVLAALMLVGQAGSALAAELGIQRNTEQVAALETMGVSSIGYLVTPRLLAALVVYPMQTALFVTIGLFGGSLSGSWLLGLESGIYWSAVERAVQMQDVTECFLKATTFGFLTIALCAYHGYNAHRCRTATGARAVSASTTRAVVQSSITVLAADYMITSFLV